From one Cellulosilyticum sp. I15G10I2 genomic stretch:
- a CDS encoding biotin-dependent carboxyltransferase family protein — protein sequence MIEFLKAGLLTTIQDSGRYNYQRFGVPVAGAMDEFALYISNILAGNPKEAAVLEITILGPTIKFHTTNIFAISGGAFEARLNDEWIIPHKAYKAEAGSILKIGAALKGCRGYIAFAGGIGGQTIMKSKSTYMKGSIGGIKGRAIKEGDVLGFLDPKEEISNLTHRFITPYHGLEHLDSPVLKVIMGPQDNCFSQKGQDTFLSETYTITPENDRMGYRLEGPSIAYQEGIDGNIISDGIAFGAVQVPSGQPIIMMADRQTTGGYAKIASVIRVDLPHVAQLKTGDKIRFKKVTVQEAQLLYRHKMQYLDHLEQHLNHDEIKSRTCYSIGVKDSVFDVTVSEIN from the coding sequence GTGATAGAGTTTTTAAAAGCCGGATTACTTACTACCATTCAGGATAGTGGCAGATATAATTATCAAAGATTTGGTGTGCCTGTAGCTGGCGCTATGGATGAATTTGCACTCTATATTTCTAATATCCTAGCAGGTAATCCTAAAGAAGCAGCGGTACTTGAAATAACCATCTTAGGACCTACTATTAAATTTCACACCACTAATATTTTTGCAATCAGCGGAGGTGCTTTTGAGGCTAGATTAAATGATGAATGGATTATTCCGCATAAAGCCTATAAAGCAGAGGCTGGTAGCATCTTAAAAATTGGTGCAGCACTTAAGGGATGCAGGGGTTATATTGCTTTTGCAGGTGGTATAGGCGGACAAACTATTATGAAGAGTAAATCCACTTATATGAAAGGAAGTATTGGAGGCATAAAAGGACGAGCGATTAAAGAAGGAGATGTGCTAGGTTTTTTAGATCCGAAGGAGGAGATCTCAAATCTTACACATCGTTTTATTACGCCTTATCACGGGTTAGAACATTTGGACTCCCCTGTATTAAAAGTAATTATGGGACCCCAAGATAATTGTTTTTCACAAAAAGGGCAAGATACCTTCTTAAGTGAAACTTATACGATAACACCAGAAAATGATCGGATGGGCTATCGATTAGAGGGACCGTCTATAGCGTATCAAGAGGGCATAGATGGCAATATTATTTCTGATGGTATAGCCTTTGGGGCTGTTCAGGTTCCGAGCGGACAACCTATTATTATGATGGCTGATCGGCAGACAACAGGTGGGTATGCCAAAATAGCAAGTGTTATAAGAGTAGACCTGCCACATGTAGCGCAGCTTAAAACAGGAGATAAGATAAGATTTAAAAAAGTCACTGTGCAGGAGGCACAACTGCTTTATAGACATAAAATGCAGTATTTGGATCATTTAGAGCAACACTTAAATCACGATGAAATAAAAAGCAGAACTTGTTATAGTATAGGGGTCAAAGATAGCGTTTTTGATGTTACCGTAAGTGAAATAAATTAG
- the pxpB gene encoding 5-oxoprolinase subunit PxpB, translating into MEIKDIQFLISADTAITVQFGNEINENIHNNIMAFCMLLEQANIEGVIELVPTYTTVMIHYDPGVILFDEIVQLLKELIKHMHTINLPKGQVIEVPVCYGGKYGPDLEYVANYHGMHIDEVIQIHASSYYLIYMLGFTPGFAYMGGMDKCIATPRLTQPRTKIPAGSVGIAGGQTGIYPIDSPGGWQLIGQTPFILYDPKRQKPILFDAGQRIKFKPITEVEFEWMRAQNRN; encoded by the coding sequence TTGGAGATCAAAGATATCCAGTTTTTAATAAGTGCTGATACAGCCATTACGGTTCAATTTGGCAATGAGATAAATGAGAACATTCATAATAATATTATGGCTTTTTGTATGCTGCTCGAGCAGGCAAATATAGAGGGTGTAATAGAACTTGTACCTACTTATACTACTGTTATGATCCATTATGATCCCGGTGTCATTTTATTTGATGAAATAGTACAGCTGTTAAAGGAATTAATCAAGCATATGCATACTATTAATCTGCCCAAAGGGCAGGTTATTGAAGTACCAGTGTGCTATGGCGGCAAATACGGGCCAGACTTAGAATATGTGGCCAATTACCATGGAATGCATATAGATGAGGTTATACAAATCCATGCTTCAAGTTATTATCTGATTTATATGTTAGGGTTTACGCCCGGGTTTGCTTATATGGGGGGGATGGATAAATGTATTGCCACCCCGAGATTAACTCAACCAAGAACGAAGATACCAGCAGGCTCTGTAGGTATTGCCGGAGGACAGACTGGGATATACCCGATTGATTCACCAGGAGGATGGCAATTAATAGGACAAACGCCATTTATTCTTTATGATCCAAAGCGCCAAAAGCCTATTCTTTTTGATGCAGGACAAAGGATTAAGTTTAAACCTATTACAGAAGTTGAGTTTGAATGGATGAGAGCACAAAATAGGAATTAA
- a CDS encoding LamB/YcsF family protein codes for MYKVDLNCDLGESFGNYTIGLDEEVIRYVSSVNIACGWHAGDPLVMDQTIANAKREGVAVGAHPGFLDLMGFGRRNMSISRQEASAYTAYQLGAFWAFTKKHEMTISHVKPHGALYNMAAKDIELARGICEAIYQFDRHIILLGLAGSKMIEAAREIGLKTAEEVFADRAYEEDGSLVARTKPGAVIEDTEIAIERVIKMVKTGKVTAINGKEIDIACHSICVHGDNKHAVDFVKAIREKLTQENITIAPISEVVRGGV; via the coding sequence ATGTATAAAGTAGATTTAAATTGTGACCTAGGAGAAAGCTTTGGTAATTATACAATAGGATTAGATGAAGAAGTGATCCGATATGTTTCTTCTGTTAATATAGCTTGTGGATGGCATGCGGGAGATCCTTTAGTAATGGATCAAACAATCGCAAATGCTAAAAGAGAAGGGGTTGCAGTAGGTGCACATCCGGGATTTTTAGACTTAATGGGTTTTGGCAGACGTAACATGAGTATATCCAGACAAGAGGCATCAGCTTATACAGCTTATCAATTAGGCGCTTTTTGGGCCTTTACTAAAAAGCATGAGATGACTATTTCTCATGTTAAACCTCATGGAGCACTTTATAATATGGCTGCTAAAGATATTGAACTTGCAAGGGGTATTTGTGAAGCCATTTATCAATTTGATAGACATATCATTTTATTAGGACTTGCAGGAAGTAAAATGATAGAAGCAGCCAGGGAAATAGGTTTAAAGACTGCAGAAGAAGTTTTTGCAGACAGAGCTTATGAAGAAGATGGCTCATTGGTAGCCCGTACTAAACCTGGGGCTGTTATAGAAGATACGGAAATTGCAATAGAGCGTGTTATAAAAATGGTCAAAACAGGCAAAGTCACAGCTATAAATGGTAAGGAAATAGATATAGCTTGTCATTCTATTTGTGTACATGGAGATAACAAGCATGCTGTAGACTTTGTAAAAGCAATTAGAGAAAAATTAACCCAGGAAAACATAACTATTGCCCCTATAAGTGAAGTGGTTAGAGGAGGGGTATAG
- a CDS encoding Nramp family divalent metal transporter, translating into MNKFLEKMKNIGPGALVAAAFIGPGTVTTCTVSGASFGYSLLWAMLFSTLATIILQEMSGRLGIVTQQGLGECIREKFTHPALKWFVVILIISAILIGNIAYETGNIVGGAMGLGTVLPQVSTQVWGPLLGIIAFFLLWSGNYKKLEKFFIGLVIIMSVVFISTAIVIRPDFGAILKGLFVPTMPATDKAWLTVVGLIGTTVVPYNLFLHASSVSKKWNNVEEVKVSRMDTIISIGLGGIISMAIIITASAAFYGSGQEIKSAGQMATQLEPVLGSWAKWFFGIGIFSAGFTSTITAPLAAAFATAGILGWGSDLKDKRFKGVWIVVLLTGILLSALGQTSPVQVILFAQAANAIILPIIAIFLTVVLNDNKLMGKYKNTLVTNILACIVIGITILISIRSFTLFFAQLKNLLGL; encoded by the coding sequence ATGAATAAATTCTTAGAAAAAATGAAAAATATCGGGCCTGGTGCATTAGTTGCTGCTGCATTTATCGGTCCTGGTACAGTAACCACCTGTACGGTTTCAGGTGCCAGCTTTGGCTATAGTCTGTTATGGGCTATGCTCTTTTCTACACTCGCTACAATTATATTGCAAGAAATGTCAGGACGGCTTGGTATTGTTACGCAACAAGGTTTAGGTGAATGTATCCGAGAAAAATTTACTCACCCTGCTCTGAAATGGTTTGTTGTTATCCTTATAATCTCTGCTATTCTTATAGGAAACATAGCTTACGAAACAGGTAATATTGTAGGGGGAGCAATGGGACTTGGAACGGTTCTGCCTCAAGTAAGCACTCAAGTTTGGGGACCACTTTTGGGTATTATTGCATTTTTTCTTCTGTGGTCAGGAAACTATAAAAAATTAGAGAAGTTTTTTATAGGTCTTGTTATTATTATGAGTGTAGTGTTTATTAGTACAGCTATTGTAATAAGACCTGACTTTGGTGCTATATTAAAAGGCCTATTTGTACCTACTATGCCAGCAACAGATAAAGCTTGGCTTACTGTTGTAGGACTCATTGGGACAACCGTTGTGCCTTATAATCTTTTCCTTCATGCTTCTTCAGTATCCAAAAAGTGGAACAATGTAGAAGAAGTAAAAGTATCCCGTATGGATACTATCATTTCTATCGGACTTGGTGGTATTATTTCTATGGCTATTATCATAACAGCTTCTGCTGCCTTTTATGGTTCAGGCCAAGAAATTAAATCAGCAGGTCAAATGGCTACTCAGCTTGAACCAGTTCTTGGCTCTTGGGCAAAATGGTTCTTTGGTATTGGTATTTTCTCCGCAGGTTTTACTTCTACGATTACTGCACCACTTGCAGCTGCCTTTGCAACAGCAGGGATATTGGGGTGGGGAAGTGACTTAAAAGACAAACGCTTTAAAGGCGTATGGATTGTTGTTTTATTAACAGGTATTTTGCTCTCAGCGCTTGGTCAGACAAGCCCTGTACAGGTTATCCTGTTTGCACAAGCAGCAAACGCCATCATCTTACCTATTATCGCTATCTTCTTAACAGTTGTTTTAAATGATAACAAACTAATGGGTAAATACAAAAATACGCTAGTTACTAATATTCTTGCTTGTATTGTGATCGGTATTACTATCCTTATTAGTATCCGTTCATTTACGTTATTCTTTGCACAACTTAAGAACCTTCTAGGCTTATAA
- a CDS encoding HlyD family secretion protein: MKRIYKIMGLCVLVVLTGCTDKVKETSEIINSENQESLVRSGIEVFGEVKVETTKEIVIDFPAIVEKIFVKDGQMVKKGDQIIQLNFDEYQADIIKKQSEIELLKVQIRHLEQSINPLNHEISRIKNELGIKQNYLNGNDPEVKALERSLEMTYTAIQTAQKEYEASQEIFNIGGISSKELEDIRQELLDKEKEKKDLLSAIEKSKTNRTLEVSQLNAMLKNNEAQLTNTDRQNQTSILELESKLKMAQVDLQTMANKLHKSYIKEKAIIAENDSSIVYDLACYEGSTVGKGEGSIIKIMDENTLFISVDIPEEFISKVTIGSEALITPYADKKSTIKGKVTRLADRAIKQNGETIIKADIAIKGEKTILKPGLTVDVTIYE, from the coding sequence ATGAAAAGGATCTATAAGATAATGGGATTATGCGTATTAGTAGTGCTTACGGGCTGCACAGATAAAGTGAAAGAAACCAGTGAGATAATAAATAGTGAAAACCAAGAATCTTTAGTACGGTCAGGTATAGAGGTTTTTGGAGAGGTAAAAGTTGAAACAACAAAGGAAATCGTTATAGATTTTCCGGCTATCGTAGAAAAGATTTTCGTGAAAGATGGGCAGATGGTTAAAAAAGGAGATCAGATTATACAGCTTAATTTTGATGAATACCAAGCAGATATTATCAAAAAACAAAGTGAAATAGAACTTTTAAAAGTGCAGATTAGACACTTAGAGCAAAGTATCAACCCCCTAAACCATGAAATAAGCAGAATAAAAAATGAACTTGGCATCAAGCAAAATTATCTAAATGGGAATGACCCAGAAGTTAAAGCTTTAGAAAGAAGCTTAGAGATGACGTATACAGCTATACAAACAGCTCAAAAAGAATATGAAGCCAGTCAAGAGATTTTCAATATAGGCGGTATTTCCTCAAAAGAATTAGAGGATATACGACAAGAATTACTTGATAAAGAAAAAGAAAAAAAAGATTTACTAAGTGCAATTGAAAAGTCAAAAACAAACAGAACATTAGAAGTAAGTCAGTTAAATGCAATGCTTAAAAATAATGAAGCGCAGTTAACCAATACAGACAGGCAGAATCAAACAAGTATTTTGGAATTAGAATCTAAACTAAAAATGGCTCAAGTGGATTTACAAACGATGGCAAATAAACTCCATAAAAGTTATATCAAAGAAAAGGCCATTATAGCAGAAAATGATAGTAGTATCGTATATGACTTAGCTTGTTATGAAGGGTCGACCGTAGGAAAAGGAGAAGGATCCATTATTAAAATAATGGATGAAAATACACTATTTATTAGTGTAGATATTCCAGAAGAATTTATAAGTAAAGTAACTATAGGCAGTGAAGCACTCATTACGCCTTATGCAGATAAAAAAAGCACTATTAAAGGGAAAGTTACAAGACTTGCAGACCGGGCAATTAAACAAAATGGAGAAACTATTATTAAAGCTGACATTGCTATAAAAGGAGAAAAAACTATTCTAAAGCCAGGATTAACGGTTGATGTTACAATTTACGAGTAA
- a CDS encoding ABC transporter ATP-binding protein, with translation MEYVIETIDLCKSYHLGSTNVEILKDINLSIKKGAFYSIMGPSGSGKSTLLYLLGGLDKPTKGSIKINGKALDTMKDEEESKMRRNDIGFVFQFYNLIPNLNVEENVMLPILLDGRKLKDYSESLDEILQIVGLYERRKHTPRELSGGQQQRVAIARALINKPDIIFADEPIGNLDSKTGIEIMKLLQEINQKQGKTIVQVTHSREAADYGTDLIMVRDGRICEGI, from the coding sequence ATGGAATATGTCATTGAAACCATAGATTTATGTAAGAGTTATCATTTAGGAAGTACAAATGTAGAGATTCTAAAGGATATTAACCTAAGCATTAAAAAGGGAGCATTCTATTCAATTATGGGGCCGTCAGGCTCAGGTAAGAGTACTTTGCTCTATTTATTAGGTGGCCTAGATAAGCCGACTAAGGGAAGTATTAAAATTAATGGTAAAGCATTAGATACGATGAAAGATGAAGAAGAAAGTAAGATGAGAAGAAATGATATAGGCTTTGTTTTTCAGTTTTATAATCTTATTCCAAATCTTAATGTTGAAGAAAATGTAATGCTGCCTATACTTTTAGATGGCAGAAAGCTTAAAGACTATAGTGAAAGCCTAGATGAGATTTTACAGATCGTTGGACTTTATGAGAGGCGTAAACATACGCCGAGAGAATTATCAGGGGGGCAGCAGCAAAGAGTAGCTATAGCAAGAGCACTTATTAATAAGCCTGATATTATTTTTGCAGATGAACCAATAGGTAATTTAGATAGTAAAACAGGTATAGAGATTATGAAACTTTTACAGGAGATTAATCAAAAGCAAGGCAAAACCATTGTTCAGGTGACGCATTCAAGAGAAGCTGCTGACTATGGTACGGATCTTATTATGGTAAGAGATGGCCGTATTTGTGAAGGAATATAG
- a CDS encoding ABC transporter permease has protein sequence MGIIIKFIIRSIKEKKFRTFLIIFAVALSGALYFASASLSDSLVEIYTNKLRQATGNADIMIFAKRTSPSGVISDTGALRLRDKTGYIIKAISSTARYKVGTKEYDRISLTGMKLDDYYKMNNLQLIEESTSSSFESNSIIISQKTAKMYQLSVGDQMELYIDGIRRKINVYGIALPTGMFLDESGEAKALISYKSLCDYMQTEGKPTVIYVKAGEQIGTPQLLAELRKAYPKYGVEEPFSKEAIYDNVSMISMPLLLMTIIVTFMSIFIIYSSFKVIMLEKLPVIGTFRSIGASKRMMNRVLLLESLFYGIVGGVLACILGIGILYIMTHFTTPSELKNYIDIKIEVSFIKLITTFILSVFVCLISSMAPIVKVSAIPLKEIVLGNTTRTKKRKVKKEVLGSLYILSAFILPVIAPKWAAVALSGLAIILALIGVINVLPAIIKYTSRLSEYFFYKLFGNIGILAVKNIRGNKSILNSISLIAIGIATLLMINNISINLNTEVINFYEKTFISDMEVWMDHMDKSTARGFLRHEGVEQVYPLYEAYGIEVKELGEKIGVLHGVKDESHAEFFYYEYSGERNALLRKIGEERYIIPTMIMKNRFNLKEGDQLRLKFGNGDRVYTVIGFINSIMWNGSFALVPENYLRSDAGLKAYNGAYLKVNQDAKEVLESLKKQYAERYLGGMTINEMLKANKESNDQLMAMLIGFSMLALIIGIIGVINNLIISFIERKQSIAVLRSVGMSKKQVVNMLFIEALYSGAIGGAAGIAGGIIVMKIMPYVLEAMRLPIPVYLVPGVLWIYLIGGILITVFASITPTKKSSKLNIIEAIKYE, from the coding sequence ATGGGGATAATTATTAAGTTTATTATAAGATCGATTAAGGAAAAGAAGTTTAGAACTTTCCTTATTATATTTGCAGTAGCATTATCCGGCGCATTGTATTTTGCTTCTGCATCACTATCAGATTCACTGGTAGAAATTTATACAAATAAACTAAGGCAGGCCACTGGCAATGCGGATATTATGATTTTTGCAAAAAGAACCTCACCTTCAGGGGTTATAAGTGATACTGGGGCCCTGAGGCTTAGAGATAAGACAGGTTATATAATTAAAGCTATAAGTAGTACAGCTCGGTATAAAGTCGGTACAAAAGAATATGACCGCATAAGTCTTACAGGGATGAAACTGGATGACTATTATAAAATGAATAACTTACAGCTTATAGAAGAGAGTACCAGCAGTTCTTTTGAAAGCAATAGTATTATTATTAGTCAAAAGACAGCAAAGATGTACCAGCTTAGTGTAGGGGATCAAATGGAGCTTTATATTGACGGTATACGACGTAAAATAAATGTATATGGCATAGCCCTACCTACTGGTATGTTTTTAGATGAATCGGGTGAGGCAAAAGCACTTATATCTTATAAGAGTTTATGTGACTACATGCAGACAGAAGGCAAACCAACTGTTATATATGTTAAAGCAGGAGAGCAGATCGGTACCCCGCAGCTGCTAGCCGAGCTAAGAAAGGCTTACCCGAAATACGGAGTAGAAGAGCCTTTTTCAAAAGAAGCTATTTATGATAATGTTTCGATGATTTCTATGCCGCTTTTACTGATGACAATTATTGTTACCTTTATGAGTATATTTATTATTTATTCTTCTTTTAAGGTAATTATGCTTGAGAAGCTGCCTGTTATAGGAACTTTTAGAAGTATTGGGGCAAGTAAGCGGATGATGAATAGGGTACTTCTTTTAGAAAGCTTATTTTATGGCATAGTTGGCGGCGTTTTGGCATGTATTTTGGGTATTGGGATTTTGTATATTATGACACACTTTACGACACCTAGTGAACTTAAAAACTACATAGATATAAAGATAGAGGTTTCTTTTATTAAACTCATAACTACATTCATTTTGTCAGTTTTCGTTTGTTTAATAAGCAGTATGGCTCCGATTGTCAAAGTTTCAGCAATACCTCTTAAAGAAATAGTACTTGGAAACACAACGCGTACGAAGAAACGAAAAGTTAAAAAGGAGGTATTAGGCAGCTTGTATATTCTATCAGCTTTTATATTGCCGGTTATAGCCCCTAAATGGGCAGCAGTTGCATTAAGCGGGCTGGCTATTATACTAGCACTTATCGGAGTGATTAACGTACTTCCGGCGATTATCAAATACACCTCTAGATTATCAGAATACTTCTTCTATAAACTCTTTGGGAACATTGGCATTCTTGCTGTAAAAAATATCAGAGGGAATAAAAGTATACTTAATAGTATTTCTCTAATAGCAATAGGTATAGCTACATTACTTATGATTAATAACATCAGTATTAACCTTAATACTGAAGTCATTAATTTTTATGAAAAAACTTTTATATCGGATATGGAAGTTTGGATGGATCATATGGATAAAAGTACGGCAAGAGGATTTTTAAGACATGAAGGGGTGGAGCAAGTCTATCCTTTATATGAAGCTTATGGCATAGAGGTAAAAGAACTAGGAGAAAAAATCGGTGTATTACATGGTGTTAAGGATGAAAGTCATGCGGAATTTTTTTATTATGAATATTCTGGGGAGCGAAACGCATTACTGCGAAAAATCGGTGAGGAGCGGTATATCATCCCAACTATGATTATGAAAAATAGATTTAACCTTAAAGAAGGAGATCAGCTCAGATTAAAGTTTGGGAACGGGGATAGGGTTTATACGGTTATAGGCTTTATTAATAGTATTATGTGGAATGGCAGTTTTGCCTTAGTTCCGGAGAATTACTTGAGAAGTGATGCTGGTCTTAAAGCCTATAATGGTGCTTATCTGAAAGTAAATCAAGATGCAAAAGAAGTACTTGAATCCCTCAAAAAACAATATGCCGAGAGGTATCTAGGGGGAATGACCATAAATGAAATGCTAAAGGCTAACAAGGAGAGTAATGACCAGCTTATGGCAATGCTAATTGGTTTTTCGATGCTTGCACTGATTATAGGCATTATAGGGGTCATTAATAATCTTATTATTAGTTTTATAGAACGTAAGCAAAGTATTGCTGTTTTAAGATCTGTTGGGATGAGTAAAAAGCAAGTGGTTAATATGCTGTTTATAGAAGCCCTTTATTCAGGTGCTATAGGAGGGGCAGCGGGTATAGCTGGGGGGATAATTGTGATGAAGATTATGCCATATGTACTGGAGGCTATGCGACTACCTATTCCAGTGTATCTTGTACCAGGAGTGCTTTGGATCTATCTAATAGGGGGCATACTGATAACTGTTTTTGCTTCAATAACACCTACTAAAAAATCATCAAAGCTTAATATTATTGAGGCCATAAAATATGAATAA
- the hisJ gene encoding histidinol-phosphatase HisJ: MSSRKVRRDGHIHSPYCPHGTKDLLESYIERAIALGIEEISFTEHMPFPDGVIEPKLQKESGIELEQVMPYFRAIDLLKEKYKGKIKINKGFEVDYIEGYEKETKRILDLYGNELEDGILSVHVLKIEDKYHGIDMSPETFGVAMRLAGGLESLYDCYFNTLLKAIYADLGKFKPKRIGHPTLVRIFNSVYPLDYKNKLLLEEVVSAIKHLGYQIDFNTAGLRKPFCNETYPADFFLELVKKYDIERVYGSDAHSAVDVGSAFESGI, from the coding sequence ATGAGTAGTCGCAAAGTACGAAGGGATGGGCATATACATTCGCCTTATTGCCCTCACGGCACAAAAGACCTACTAGAGAGTTACATAGAAAGGGCTATAGCACTTGGGATAGAAGAGATAAGTTTTACAGAACATATGCCGTTTCCAGATGGTGTGATTGAACCGAAGCTGCAAAAAGAATCTGGCATAGAGCTAGAACAAGTTATGCCTTATTTTAGAGCTATAGACCTTTTAAAAGAAAAGTATAAAGGTAAAATTAAGATTAATAAAGGCTTTGAAGTTGATTATATTGAGGGTTACGAAAAAGAAACGAAGAGGATACTGGATCTTTATGGCAATGAGTTAGAAGATGGCATACTTTCGGTACATGTTTTAAAGATAGAAGACAAGTATCACGGCATAGATATGAGTCCAGAGACATTTGGGGTGGCAATGCGTCTTGCAGGCGGGCTTGAAAGCTTGTATGATTGTTATTTCAACACACTTTTAAAAGCTATTTATGCAGATTTAGGCAAGTTTAAGCCAAAACGCATAGGGCATCCAACACTTGTAAGGATTTTTAATTCAGTCTATCCATTAGACTACAAGAACAAGCTGCTTTTGGAAGAGGTTGTAAGTGCTATTAAGCATCTAGGATACCAAATTGATTTTAATACAGCGGGGCTTAGAAAGCCGTTTTGCAATGAAACGTACCCAGCTGATTTTTTCTTAGAACTTGTAAAAAAATATGATATTGAAAGGGTATATGGTTCAGATGCTCATAGTGCTGTAGATGTAGGCAGTGCCTTTGAAAGTGGCATATAA
- a CDS encoding AEC family transporter, producing the protein MEDLIFAVNVVLPLFVTIVLGYCLTKSKMWDLHFTQVGNKVCFRFFIPILLFINIYNTDVKKLFDIKLIGFAVGGVILTIILSTPLMMLLVKENNKRGVLIQAVFRSNVILFGIPIAGNIFGNEGISVATAIIAFIVPVFNLCAVIVLTVFTEGTPKNILIVLMDIIKNPLIIGSVLGVVAASIRTPIPIAIEKSLRDIAAIGAPLALLLLGAEFEIKALRKNVKYIVIAVLGKLIVAPAAILSLAVFLGFRQYELVALLAAFGAPIAVNSYIMVQQAGSDAELAGQLIVITTILAPITLCLFIYGLKMMGLIG; encoded by the coding sequence ATGGAAGATTTGATTTTTGCCGTTAATGTGGTGCTTCCACTGTTTGTGACCATTGTTTTAGGATACTGCTTAACTAAGAGCAAGATGTGGGATCTTCATTTTACACAAGTAGGCAATAAGGTATGTTTTAGATTTTTTATACCTATCTTATTATTTATTAATATTTATAATACGGATGTTAAAAAACTATTTGATATAAAGCTTATTGGCTTTGCAGTAGGAGGCGTGATTTTGACGATAATTTTGTCAACGCCTCTTATGATGCTTTTAGTCAAAGAAAATAATAAGCGAGGTGTTTTGATTCAAGCGGTTTTTAGATCTAATGTTATTTTGTTTGGGATACCTATAGCAGGGAATATATTTGGCAACGAAGGAATCAGTGTGGCGACGGCCATTATAGCTTTTATTGTTCCGGTATTTAATTTATGTGCGGTTATTGTTTTAACTGTATTTACTGAAGGTACGCCCAAAAATATACTGATAGTATTAATGGACATTATTAAAAATCCTTTAATTATTGGATCAGTATTAGGCGTTGTGGCAGCTAGTATAAGAACGCCTATTCCAATAGCAATTGAAAAAAGTTTAAGAGATATAGCAGCCATAGGCGCGCCACTTGCTCTTTTGTTATTAGGGGCTGAGTTTGAGATTAAAGCACTTAGAAAAAATGTAAAATATATTGTTATCGCAGTACTCGGTAAACTTATTGTAGCACCAGCAGCTATATTATCTTTAGCAGTCTTTTTAGGCTTTAGGCAATATGAGCTTGTTGCACTTTTAGCGGCATTTGGTGCACCTATTGCTGTTAATTCTTATATTATGGTTCAACAAGCTGGCTCAGATGCAGAGCTTGCTGGACAGCTTATTGTGATAACAACTATTTTGGCGCCTATTACCTTATGTTTATTTATATATGGCCTTAAGATGATGGGACTTATCGGATAA
- the deoD gene encoding purine-nucleoside phosphorylase, translated as MPTPHNAAKKGEIAETILLPGDPLRAKFIADTFLEDALQYNTVRNMFGYTGTYKGRKISVQGTGMGIPSIGIYSYELIHFYGCKNLIRIGSAGSMHKDLHLHDIVFAMGASTNSNYVDQYNLPGTYAPIASFELLEKAVAVAKEKGANYKVGNVLSSDIFYNADKTVTERWMTMGILAVEMEAAALYMNAAAAGVNALAMMTISDSLISGEECSAEERQTAFTKMMEIALELA; from the coding sequence ATGCCAACACCCCATAATGCAGCAAAAAAAGGTGAGATAGCTGAAACAATACTTTTACCAGGAGACCCTTTAAGAGCCAAGTTTATTGCGGATACTTTTTTAGAAGATGCGCTGCAATATAATACAGTCAGAAACATGTTTGGATACACAGGGACTTATAAAGGTCGGAAAATATCAGTACAGGGAACAGGTATGGGGATTCCATCAATTGGGATTTACTCTTATGAACTTATTCATTTTTATGGTTGTAAAAACCTCATCCGTATAGGATCAGCCGGAAGTATGCATAAAGATCTACATCTGCATGACATTGTTTTTGCAATGGGAGCAAGTACAAATTCAAATTATGTAGATCAATATAATCTGCCAGGGACGTATGCACCTATTGCAAGTTTTGAGCTTTTAGAAAAAGCAGTAGCTGTTGCTAAAGAGAAGGGTGCAAATTATAAAGTAGGCAATGTATTATCTTCTGATATATTTTATAATGCAGATAAAACAGTAACCGAGAGATGGATGACTATGGGCATTTTGGCTGTAGAAATGGAAGCAGCAGCGCTTTATATGAATGCAGCGGCAGCAGGGGTCAATGCACTTGCCATGATGACTATCTCAGATAGCTTAATATCAGGAGAAGAGTGCTCAGCCGAAGAGAGACAGACTGCCTTTACAAAAATGATGGAAATAGCACTTGAACTTGCTTAA